The genomic region CTCCGCCGCGGCGCGGCCCTCCTCGGTGAGCTCGAAAAGCTTTTTGCTGCCCTCGGTTTCGGTGCTCACCGCCAGTCCCTCGTCGACCAGCAGCTGCAGGGTGGGGTAGACCGAGCCGGGGCTCGGCCGCCACACGTTCTGGGTGCGTTCGGCGATCTCCTGGATCATCTCGTAGCCGTGCATCGGCCGTTCGGCGAGCAGTGCCAGCAGGGCCGCACGCACGTCGCCGCGACGTCCCCGGCCGCGTCCGCCCCGCCGGTGCCCGCGCGGACCGCCGGGACCGAACCCGAAGCCCGGGCCGAAACCGGGACCGAATCCTGGGCCGAAGCCGAACTCGAAACCGCCGCCGTGCCGGAAACCGGGCCCGGGGGCCTGCTGACGGAGCTGTTCACGCAGTGCGTGGCGCATCTCGCGGCGGGCGCGCGGGTGGAACCTGGACCCGAAACCGGGCTGGGGTGGGAAGCCGGGCGGGAAGTGCGGGGGTGGGAAGTGCGGGGGTGGAAAGAAACCTGTCATGGCCGGATTCCCTTTCGTTGGAGAACACGTGCTGTGTTTACGATACGTTGACGATATATCGGAAACTATCGCGATGCAACGACAAGGGTGTGGCGGCCGCGGTGGGAACGCGACCGCCACGCCGGGGTGGTGGTCAGTAGATGGGCGTGAAGTAGTCGACGCCGCCGACCTCGCACTCCACCTTCGCCTTCCAGGTGGTGCCGGTCTGCACGCCCGGAAACCACAGCTTGTGGGTCTGGTTGGCCTGCAGGTAGAACGGGACGCCGTACACCGGCAGCGGTTTGACCGTCTGCCAGCCGAACCACGGCTCGGCGGTGTAGCGGCAAAGCCCATGGCTGCCAGTCGAGTTCACCTCGACGGTGATGCCCAGCGCGTCGCTGGCGGTGTTCAGTGTGGTCGCCGCCTGGGCGGAATCGGCGCCGACCATCAACATCGCGGGTGCCGCGACGGCGGCGACGGCGGTGCTGACAACGGTGCGGACGGACTTCCTGGTGGTGCGCATGTCGTGCTCCTTGGGTGTGCTCGCGGCTCCGGTTGAGCCGCTCTGTGGGTAGGAGCGCGCACCCACCGCGGTTCTTACACTTTTTCGGGCGGCGATTTGCTCCGCCGGGCGTCCAGGCTGTCGATCACGGACCGGGCCCACTCGGCTTCCATCGCGTTCATCCGCAGCCCGTAGTCGAGCGCGGCCAGGCCGTAGAAGAGTTCATCGCTGCCGTCGTCCCCGATCTCGGTGCGTAGTGCCCGCAGCCGGGCGACCTCGGCGTCGGCGGTCTCGGCGATGTCGGCGAGGTGTGCGCGCGCCTGCTCCGGCGAGACCTCCCCGAGCAGGAACACCCGCAGCAGTCGCGCGCTGCGAAACGGCGGGTCGTCGTCCGGGTTGAGCACCCATCGCCGCAGTTCGGCCCGGCCCTCGTCGGTGATCCGATACTCCTTGCGGCCGCGGGCGCCGATCGCCGACACCTCGATCAGGCCGGCGTCGGCCAGCTTGTTCAGCTCGCTGTAGAGCTGGCTCTGGGTGGCCGGCCACACGTTGGCCAGGGATTTCTCGAAGTATCGGAGCAGGTCGTAACCGCTGCCCGGCTGCTGCGCGAGCAGGCCCAACGCGGCGATTCGCAAACTCACCCGCCGAGTTTAACTCCACTATTGACATGTCAACTGTGACATGTCAGCGTTGGACCATCGATCGTCTGAGGGAGTTTCAATGAGCGAAACCACCGACTCGACCCTGTTCGGCACCGACGATTTCTTCCGCCGCGGCAACTACGCGCCGGTGCCCGACGAACTCACCGAATACGACCTGCCCGTCGACGGTGCGATCCCGCCCGAACTCGACGGCTGGTACCTGCGCAACGGGCCGAACCCGCGGCAGGCCACCGCCCACTGGTTCACCGGCGACGGCATGATCCACGGCGCGCGCATCGAGGGTGGCCGCGCCAAGTGGTACCGCAACCGGTGGGTGCGCACCGAGAGCTTCGTCGAACCCTTCCCGGTCTACAACGCCGACGGCACCCGCAACCTGCGCTCCAGCGTCGCCAACACTCACGTCGTCAACCACGCGGGCAGGACCCTGGCGCTGGTGGAGTCATCGCTGCCCTACGAGATCACCAACGACCTCGAGACCGTCGGCGTCTACGACTTCGGCGGCAAGCTCGTCGACGCGATGACCGCGCACCCGAAGATCTGCCCCACCACCGGAGAACTGCACTTCTTCGGCTACGGCAACATCTTCGAACCGCACGTGACCTACCACCGCGCCGACGCCGACGGCGAACTCACCGTCAACCGCGGCCTCGACGTGCCCGCGCTGACGATGATGCACGACTTCGCACTGACCGCCTCGTACGCGATCTTCATGGACCTGCCCATCGTGTTCAACCTCGAGGTCGCGATGCGCGGCGACGGGGACATGCCCTACCGCTGGGACGACGACTACGGCGCGCGGCTCGGGCTGCTGCGCCGCGACGACCCGTTCGGCGAGGTCCGCTGGTTCGACATCGACCCGTGCTACGTGTTCCACGTCGTCAACGCCTACGACGTCGGGGATTCCGTTGTGCTGCAAGCGGTCCGCTATCCCGAGCTGTGGCGCGGAAACGCCGGCTTCGAAGCCGACGGGGTGCTGTGGAGCTGGACCATCAACCTCACCACCGGCACGGTCACCGAACGCCAGCTCGACGACCGGCCCGTCGAGTTCCCCCGCATCGACGACCGGCTGACCACGCTGCCCGCCCGGTACTCGGTGGCCGTCGGCGACAATCGGCTGCTGCGCTACGACCTGACCAGCGGCACCGCGGTCGAGCACGCGTTCGGCACCGCCGACTCACCGGGCGGACCGGGCGAGGCGGTGTTCGTGCCGTCGGCGTCGTCGGCGGACGAGAGCGCAGGCTGGTACCTCGTCTACGTCTACGACCCGGCCCGCGACGGCAGCGACCTGGTCATCCTCGACGCCACCGACTTCGCGGGCCCGCCCGTCGCGAGAATCCAGCTGCCGCAACGCGTTCCCTACGGCTTCCACGGCAACTGGATCGCGGCCTGAGCCGCTCAGCCGGGTGGCGCGAAGCCGCCCTCCGGCGCCCGCGGTGACGTCGGTGCGCCGGGCCCGGGCGGCGTCGGCCCCTGCAGCCGCGCCAGCTCCCGGCGGTGCCGCTCGGCGAGCACCGCGGCCAGCACGAGGTGCGGCGGGACACCCGGCGGTGGCGGCGGGGAGATCTGCGCGACGACGCCCGCGGCGATCCGGTACGCCATGTCCTCGCGCACCGCGGGGTGCAACTGCGTTGCCCGAGCGAGGAACTGGCGAGCCAGCTCGGCCTGCTCGGCGCGCAGCCCGGACAGTTGCAGCGACGACGCCCACCAGGCCAGCTCGGGCGGCATCGGCGGCGGGGGTGGTGTCCGGGGAGCGCGCTCGCTGATCACCACGGTGCCCGCGAAGATGTCGCCGAGGCGTTTTCCCTTGGCGGACACCAGACTGCAGATCACCGCGGGCCCGCCGGTGAGCAGATAGATCTCCACCACACCGGTGAGGGCGCGAATGAAGGCCTGCCGGAACCGTTCCGGACCGCCGTCGTCGGACACCACCCGCAGACCCAGCGCCATCTTGCCCAGCGACCGGCCCCTGGTCACCGACTCGATCGCGACCGGATACCCCAACAGGCACAACGCGGTGAACACCGTGAGGATCCCGGCCGAGAGCGCCGGATCGAACTGGCGCAGGGTCAGCGCGTACAGCAGCACGCCGCAGACGTAGAGCAGCAGCACCACCGTCACGTCGATCAGTGCGGCCAGCGCGCGCACCGGCAGTTGGGCGATCTGGATGTCCAGCACCACCGCGTCGCCGGTCACCATCGGCTCTTGCTGGCCAACCATAACCGCCAACGCTACTAGCATGCGACGCGTGGATGTCGACGCGTTCGTGCTGACGCACCGGCCGACCTGGGACCGGCTCGAGGAGCTGATCAAGCGGCGCGACAAGCTGACCGGCCCCGAGATCGACGAACTCGTCGACCTCTACCAGCGGGCGTCGACCCACCTGTCGATCGTGCGCAGCGCCTCCACCGACGCGGCGCTCATCGGGCGGCTGTCCGGTCTGGTGGCCCAGGCGCGTTCGGCGGTGACCGCCGCGCCCGCCCCGCTGTGGCGGGAGTTCGCACGGTTCTGGACGGTGTCCTTCCCGGTGGTGGTCTACCGGGCCCGCGGCTGGTGGCTAAGCACGGGCCTGGTGTTCCTGCTGGTGTCGGCGGTGATCGCGGTGTGGGTAGCGGGCAGCCCGGAGGTCAAGGCCACCATCGGGTCCGACGAGGACATCGCCCAACTGGTCAACAACGACTTCGCGAACTACTACAGCGAGCACCCGGCGGCGTCGTTCGCGTTTCAGGTGTGGACCAACAACGCGTGGGTTTCGTTGCTGTGCCTGGCTTTCGCCGTCCTGCTCGGCCTGCCGATCCCCTACATCCTGCTGCAGAACGCCGCCAACCTCGGCGTCAACGCCGGGCTGATGTTCGGGGCGGGCAAGGGCGACGTGTTCCTGGGCCTGATCACCCCGCACGGTCTGCTGGAACTGACGGCGGTGTTCGTCGCCGCCGGGGCCGGTATGCGGCTGGGCTGGATGGTGATCTCCCCGGGGGACCGGCCGCGCGGGCAGGTGCTGGCCGAACAGGGCCGTGCCATCGCCGCGGTGGCGGGCGGCCTGGTGCTGATGCTGCTGGTGGCCGGCCTGATCGAGGCGCTGGTGACCCCGTCGCCGTTGCCCACCGCGGCCCGCGTCGGCATCGGGGCGGCCGCCGAGGCCGTGTTCCTGGTCTACGTGTTCCACTTCGGCCGCAAGGGGGTGCGCGCCGGGGAGACCGGCGACGTCGAGAACGCCCCCGACGTGGTGCCCACCCGCTGACGGGTCAGAGCCGGCCCGCCGCCTTGAGCGCCAGGTAGTGGTCGGCCAGCGCCGGCGCCAGATCCTCGGGTACGGCGTCGACGACGTCGACCCCGCGGCGGCGCAGCCGGGCGGCGATCTCCCCGCGCTCGTTGCGGGCCCGCTCGGCCGCCGCCGCGTCGTACACCTGCGCAGCGTCGGAACGGCCCGCGGCCAGCGCCGCCACCCGCGGGTCGGACACCGCCGCGATCAGCACGGTGTGCCGCGACGTCAGCCGTGGCAGCACCGGCAGCAGACCCTCGTCCAGCGCCGAGGCGTTGAGGTCGGTCAGCAGCACCACCAGCGCGTGCCTGCGCACCCGGCGCTGGATCGCGGCGATCATCGCGGTCGCGTCCGACTCCACCAGCGCCGGCTCGACCGGGGCCATCACGTCGACGAGCTGGGTGAGCAGGCCGCTGCGCGACGCGTTGAACAACCCCGCCCGCTGCACCTGGTCGAACGCCAGGAAGTCGACGCGGTCGCCGGCGCGCGCCGCCAGCGCGGCCAGCAGCAGCGCGGCGTCCATCGACCAGTCCAGCCGCGGCCATCCGGTGGGATCGCCGCTGGTGGGGTCGACACCGACCCGGCCCGCCGAGGTACGGCCGGTGTCCAGGACGATGACCACCCGCTGATCGCGCTCCGGGCGCCACGTGCGCACCACCACATCGGCCCGCCGCGCGGTGGCCCGCCAGTCGATCGAGCGTACGTCGTCGCCGACGACGTACTCGCGCAGCGAGTCGAACTCGGTGCCCTGGCCGCGGATCAGCACCGGCGTATTGCCTTCCAGCTCACGCAGTTTCGCCAGCCGCGCGGGCAGATGCCGACGGGACAGGAACGGCGGCAGGATCCGCACCCGCCACGGCACCCGGTGCGAGCGCTGCCGCCCGGCCAGCCCCAGCGGACCGATCGAGCGCACCGTGATCAGCGCCGACTCCTGATCACCCCGCCGCACCGGGTGCAGCGTGGTGGTCAGGTGGACGCGGTGACCCGCGGGGATCGCCACCGGGTGCAGCCGCGGCCCGGCGCAGGCGCTCGGCGGCCACGCGTCGCGTACCACGCCGGTGATGCGCCGGTTGCCGGTGTTCTCGACGACCAGCCGCACCTCGGCCTGCTGGCCGAGCCGGGCGGCGCTGTCGCCGCTGCGGGTGAACGCGACGTGGCGCACGCTGCCCGCCAGCGCGGCGTCCAGGCCGACCACCGCCGCCAGCGCCGCCAGCAGCGCCGCGAATGTCGCTGCCGGCCATGGCGATACCGCGATCGGCAGGACGCACACCAGTGCGACCAGCGCGGTTCGACCGGTGAGGACCACTAGCGGGGTACCGGGACCGAGGCCAGGATGCCGTCGA from Mycolicibacterium phlei harbors:
- a CDS encoding PadR family transcriptional regulator, encoding MTGFFPPPHFPPPHFPPGFPPQPGFGSRFHPRARREMRHALREQLRQQAPGPGFRHGGGFEFGFGPGFGPGFGPGFGFGPGGPRGHRRGGRGRGRRGDVRAALLALLAERPMHGYEMIQEIAERTQNVWRPSPGSVYPTLQLLVDEGLAVSTETEGSKKLFELTEEGRAAAERIETPPWEQITEDLKDEDPGLRTAAGQLMGAVAQSAFAASEEQRQRIVDILNNARREIYGILGESENSI
- a CDS encoding PadR family transcriptional regulator, translated to MSLRIAALGLLAQQPGSGYDLLRYFEKSLANVWPATQSQLYSELNKLADAGLIEVSAIGARGRKEYRITDEGRAELRRWVLNPDDDPPFRSARLLRVFLLGEVSPEQARAHLADIAETADAEVARLRALRTEIGDDGSDELFYGLAALDYGLRMNAMEAEWARSVIDSLDARRSKSPPEKV
- a CDS encoding carotenoid oxygenase family protein — translated: MSETTDSTLFGTDDFFRRGNYAPVPDELTEYDLPVDGAIPPELDGWYLRNGPNPRQATAHWFTGDGMIHGARIEGGRAKWYRNRWVRTESFVEPFPVYNADGTRNLRSSVANTHVVNHAGRTLALVESSLPYEITNDLETVGVYDFGGKLVDAMTAHPKICPTTGELHFFGYGNIFEPHVTYHRADADGELTVNRGLDVPALTMMHDFALTASYAIFMDLPIVFNLEVAMRGDGDMPYRWDDDYGARLGLLRRDDPFGEVRWFDIDPCYVFHVVNAYDVGDSVVLQAVRYPELWRGNAGFEADGVLWSWTINLTTGTVTERQLDDRPVEFPRIDDRLTTLPARYSVAVGDNRLLRYDLTSGTAVEHAFGTADSPGGPGEAVFVPSASSADESAGWYLVYVYDPARDGSDLVILDATDFAGPPVARIQLPQRVPYGFHGNWIAA
- a CDS encoding RDD family protein, encoding MVGQQEPMVTGDAVVLDIQIAQLPVRALAALIDVTVVLLLYVCGVLLYALTLRQFDPALSAGILTVFTALCLLGYPVAIESVTRGRSLGKMALGLRVVSDDGGPERFRQAFIRALTGVVEIYLLTGGPAVICSLVSAKGKRLGDIFAGTVVISERAPRTPPPPPMPPELAWWASSLQLSGLRAEQAELARQFLARATQLHPAVREDMAYRIAAGVVAQISPPPPPGVPPHLVLAAVLAERHRRELARLQGPTPPGPGAPTSPRAPEGGFAPPG
- a CDS encoding stage II sporulation protein M produces the protein MDVDAFVLTHRPTWDRLEELIKRRDKLTGPEIDELVDLYQRASTHLSIVRSASTDAALIGRLSGLVAQARSAVTAAPAPLWREFARFWTVSFPVVVYRARGWWLSTGLVFLLVSAVIAVWVAGSPEVKATIGSDEDIAQLVNNDFANYYSEHPAASFAFQVWTNNAWVSLLCLAFAVLLGLPIPYILLQNAANLGVNAGLMFGAGKGDVFLGLITPHGLLELTAVFVAAGAGMRLGWMVISPGDRPRGQVLAEQGRAIAAVAGGLVLMLLVAGLIEALVTPSPLPTAARVGIGAAAEAVFLVYVFHFGRKGVRAGETGDVENAPDVVPTR
- a CDS encoding DUF58 domain-containing protein, whose translation is MVLTGRTALVALVCVLPIAVSPWPAATFAALLAALAAVVGLDAALAGSVRHVAFTRSGDSAARLGQQAEVRLVVENTGNRRITGVVRDAWPPSACAGPRLHPVAIPAGHRVHLTTTLHPVRRGDQESALITVRSIGPLGLAGRQRSHRVPWRVRILPPFLSRRHLPARLAKLRELEGNTPVLIRGQGTEFDSLREYVVGDDVRSIDWRATARRADVVVRTWRPERDQRVVIVLDTGRTSAGRVGVDPTSGDPTGWPRLDWSMDAALLLAALAARAGDRVDFLAFDQVQRAGLFNASRSGLLTQLVDVMAPVEPALVESDATAMIAAIQRRVRRHALVVLLTDLNASALDEGLLPVLPRLTSRHTVLIAAVSDPRVAALAAGRSDAAQVYDAAAAERARNERGEIAARLRRRGVDVVDAVPEDLAPALADHYLALKAAGRL